A DNA window from Arachis duranensis cultivar V14167 chromosome 3, aradu.V14167.gnm2.J7QH, whole genome shotgun sequence contains the following coding sequences:
- the LOC107479284 gene encoding uncharacterized protein LOC107479284, with protein sequence MTANDAMQSDTLIQGQCHVKNRFLTVLYDSGASHSFTSLTVARELGLDFSELTFDLIVHKPASRNVLTSLVCLQVPFTIRNRTFIHDLISLPLCGLEVILGLDWLSKYYVFLDCFERTIVIPSDSLDIKPFLSYTLYLNSVKLTLDGSDCDGYVLLAASLNNSVLSLERIRVVKKFPDVFLDDIPEFPPQ encoded by the coding sequence ATGACTGCTAATGATGCTATGCAATCAGACACCCTGATCCAAGGTCAGTGTCATGTCAAGAATCGATTCCTAACTGTATTGTATGATTCGGGTGCATCGCATTCCTTTACCTCTTTAACTGTTGCTCGTGAGTTGGGACTAGATTTCTCTGAGTTAACTTTTGATTTGATTGTCCATAAACCTGCATCCCGAAATGTTTTGACTAGTTTAGTGTGCCTGCAAGTACCATTCACTATTAGGAACAGAACTTTTATACATGATCTAATCAGTTTGCCGCTatgtggtttagaagttattctAGGATTAGATTGGTTGTCCAAGTATTATGTTTTCCTTGATTGCTTTGAAAGAACTATTGTTATTCCATCTGATAGTTTAGATATTAAACCATTTTTGTCATATACTTTATATCTGAACTCTGTAAAACTTACCTTAGACGGGAGTGATTGTGATGGGTACGTTCTGTTAGCGGCTAGCTTGAATAACAGCGTATTAAGCTTAGAGCGAATTCGAGTGGTGAAGAAATTTCCTGATGTTTTTCTGGACGACATACCTGAATTTCCTCCTCAGTGA